The genome window AATATACACGCGAGCATTTCCTTGGATTAGTAGCGAAAATTAAAGCGGCTATTCCAGAAGTAACACTAACGACAGATATTATCGTAGGTTATCCTAACGAAACAGAAGAACAATTTGAGGAGACCTTATCCTTGTACCGTGAAGTAGGCTTTGAAATGGCCTTTACTTATATTTATTCTCCTCGTGAAGGTACACCTGCTGCCAAAATGGTGGATAATGTACCTGAAGAAGTGAAAAAAGAACGTCTTCACCGATTAAATGAGGTTGTAGGAGAATACTCTCGCAAAGCATTAGAGGGATTGAAAGGTGAAATAGTAGAAGTATTAGTCGAAGGTACAAGTAAAAAACGCGAAGATGTGTTAGCTGGCTATACGCGTAAAAATCGTCTTGTAAACTTTAAGGCGCCAGCAGATCTAACTGGTCAATTAGTGAATGTGAAAATAGTTGAGGCTTCTTCGTATTCACTAAGTGGCGAATTCGTAGAAGTAGTAAAAAATGAAAAGGTGGAAGCGTAAATGACACAAGTATTGTATACAAAAGATGATTTAATCAAGAAGTCACACGAAATTGCGCATATGATTGCCAATACGCCAGAAGTTGAATTTTTCAAAAAGGCAGAAGCACAAATTAATGAAAACCAACAAGTACGTGAGCGTATTGCAAGTCTAAAGAGCTTACAAAAGCAAGCTGTTAACTTCCAGCACTTAGGAAAAGAAAAAGCGCTGAAATTGATTGAAGATAAAATCGCTAAAATCGAAGAAGAAATCAATACAATCCCAGTGGTACAACAATTTAAAGAATCTCAAGGGGATGTAAATGATTTGTTGCAATTAGTTTCGAATACAATTGCTAACAATGTTACAAATGAGATTGTTCGTTCAACGGGTGGCGATTTGCTACGTGGAGAAACTGGCTCACAAGTAGAAAATACAAAACCAGGTAGCTGCTCATAAAAATAATAGAAGGAAAAGCTCGAATGAATGATTTCATTCGGGCTTTTCCTATTGTTGAAAACTATTGTGTCAATGAAATTAAGATGCCCTATTAAATAAAGTATGGCTCTTCGGCAAAAACGGGGGTGATTTCCGTTCCGACTGGGCGCTTCGTTGCTGTCGCTTCGCTTTCGCACAGAGCAATGCTTCCTGGGGGCGTCGGGGCAACAAATGTTTTCTGTGCGAAAGCGCAGTGCAACGTAGCGGCAGTGGCAGGATGTTTTTTTGCGCGAAAGCGAAGCGTCAGCGGCAGGATGTTTTTTTGCGCGAAAGCGAAGCGTCAGCGGCAGGATGTTTTTTTGCGCGAAAGCGAAGCGTCAGCGGCAGGATGTTTTTTGCGCGAAAGCGAAGCGTCAGCGACAAGATGTTGGTCACGAAGGCGTTATCACAGGACGTGATGCTTTTAGCCTTCGTTCCCCTACCCGCTGCGCTCCAAGGTCTCATCTGTGACGCTAATCCCCAAAGAGTCGTCAAACCTCCACTTCACATATCATGTCTCTTTTGGCATGTCACTTTAATATATGAAAAAAGAATTTTATCAGCAATTCGATTCTATAAAATATATGTTCACCCAATAGGCGTTACCTGCATATGATGGAGTGAAAAGAGTCGAAGGAGGAATTGCGCTGAAACGTTTACGACAAATCGTGACGAGAGCAGTAGTTGCCAAAGGGAAGAAGAGAACGGAAGAACGTGTAACATTAAGTCCATCAAATAAGCCGACGAGTATTCTCGGTTGCTGGGTCATCAATCATACTTGCTCCGCAAAAAAAGTCGGTAAATTTGTAGAGGTATCAGGTAAATTTGATGTCAATGTATGGTATGCCTATAGTAATCATTCGAAAACAGCAGTGTTTTCTGAAACGGTTCACTATAAAGACAAAGTGAAGCTTTCTTTTAGAGAAGGCGAAGTGAGTGTTGGTGATGATGTTCGTGTACGTGTCATTCAAGAGCCAAACTGCATAGAGGCAATCATCTCTCCATGTGGTACGAAATTTGAAATCGTTGTAGAACGCGAAGTCATTGTAGAGGTAATGGGAGAAACGACGATTTGTATTAGTGTACATCCACTAGATTTAGAAGAAGAATGGAACTTTGATGAGGAGAGCTCATCCTCGTCTTCATCTAGCTCAAGTTCCAGCTCTTCGTCTAGTTCTTCGTCCAGCTCTAGTGGAGAAGGCAGGTATGTTTTAGAGTCCTCATCGTTTCCTGGTGAAAGACCAAGATAATACTAAAAGCCATATTTCTTTCATACATGCGAAACGCTAGCATCTTAAAAAAGGTGAATTAAGCGTTTCGCATGTATCTTTTGTTATAATAAAAATATCTATATGATTAGAGCGAGGGAATTTTGAAAATGACAACTTATACACCAATGATGCAACAGTATTTGCAGGTAAAGGAAGATTACAAGGATGCCTTTTTATTTTTTAGATTAGGCGATTTTTACGAGATGTTTTTTGAGGATGCTATTAATGCCTCTCAACTTTTAGAAATTACATTAACGAGCCGAGATGCTGGTGCAAAAGAGCGTATCCCAATGTGTGGTGTTCCACATCATTCGGCAAAAAATTATATTGAAACACTTGTGCAAAAGGGCTATAAGGTTGCTGTTTGTGAGCAAACAGAAGATCCAAAGCAAGCAAAGGGTGTAGTGAGGCGTGAAGTTGTACAGCTTATTACACCGGGTACGATCATGGAAGGTAAGTCGCTTGATGGTAAAACCAATCATTTTATTGGTTCTGCGGAGCAATTCGACGATACGACATTTGGCTACGCTTATTTAGACTTATCTACAGGTGAAGCAGTAGCCTCCTCTATTGAGGGCGACGGTAAAGCACTTTTATTGCAAATGCAGGCATATGGTATTCGTGAATTAATTGTAACGGAAAGTTTGCAACTTCTATTAGCAGAGCATGCAGTAAACGCAGGTATCGTCCTTTCTATTGAAACAGGTGAAATGACATTGGATAAAGCTGCACATTATTTAGATGCGGTGCCAAATGATTTACAGATTGCTTGCCTTCGTTTGCTGGCTTATATCGATAAAACACAAATGCGTTCTTTATCACATATTCAAGCATTTACTTACAATGAAATGAAAAATTATTTACGTATTGACTCTAGCTCAAAGCGTAATTTAGAGCTTATTCAATCTATTCGCGGTGGCGATCAAAAGGGCACACTTTTATGGTTGTTAGATGACACAGTGACAGCAATGGGGGGACGGAAGTTAAAGCAATGGTTACACCAACCTCTTGCTTCACGTTCTGCCATTGAAGAAAGACTAGCAACTGTCACTGATCTATTAGAGGAGTATTTTGTAAGAACGGAGCTTCAAGCCTCTTTAAAACAAGTATATGATTTAGAGCGTTTAGCTGGGCGTGTAGCTTTTGGTAATGTTGGTGGACGTGATTTAGCGCAGCTACGTGATTCATTACGTCAAGTACCTGCCATTCAGCAACAATTACTTGGTGCCAATAAAGAAACATTGCAAAAGCTTGGCGCTGCGCTTGATACGTGTGCGGATGTAGAGGCACTATTAGCTCGTGCTATTACAGACAATCCGCCAATTACGATTAAAGAGGGTGACGTCATTCGAGATGGCTATGATGAGCGCTTAGATGAACTACGTTATGCTTCTCGTAATGGGAAAGATTGGATTGCGCAGCTCGAGCAAGAGGAACGGATAAAAACAGGCATTAAAAACTTAAAAATCGGCTACAATCGAATTTTCGGTTACTATATTGAAATTACGAAATCTAATATCCATTTAGCTGATTTAACACGTTATGAACGAAAGCAAACTTTAGCAAATGCCGAGCGTTATATTACACAAGAGCTAAAGGAAAAAGAAGCATTAATTTTAAATGCCGAGGAAGAAAGTTTAACGTTAGAGTATAACTTGTTTGTGGAAATACGCGATGAGTTAAAGGCATATATTCCGCGTGTACAAGCGTTAGCGGCAAGCATTAGTGAGTTAGATGTGCTGCTAAGCTTTGCGAGCGTTTCAGAGAAATATCGTTTTACAAAGCCAGAATTTCATGGCGGACGTTCGCTTGAAATTATTGAAGGGCGCCATCCGGTTGTAGAGAAAATGCTCAATAAGCAAATGTATGTACCAAACGATTGTGTACTTGAGGAAAATAACAATATGATGCTTATTACAGGTCCGAATATGTCCGGTAAAAGTACGTATATGCGTCAGGTTGCACTAATTGTTGTCATGGCACAAATGGGTTGTTACGTGCCAGCTGAAAAAGCTAGATTACCAATTACAGATCAGATTTTTACTCGTATCGGTGCAGCGGATGATTTAGCTGCGGGACAATCAACATTTATGGTGGAGATGTTAGAATCTCAGCACGCTATTATGCATGCTACGAAAAATAGTTTGATGTTGTTTGACGAAATTGGTCGTGGGACATCTACTTATGATGGCATGAGTCTTGCTCAGTCCATGATGGAATATATTCATGATAAAATTGGGGCAAATACGCTGTTTTCAACTCATTATCATGAATTAACGGCACTCGAAATGGAGCTTCCTCGACTGCAAAATGTACACGTATCTGCTACTGAAAAAAATGGCACGGTTGTCTTTTTGCATAAGGTGAAAAAGGGAGCTGCCGATAAATCTTACGGTATTCATGTAGCACAGCTTGCACAATTGCCAGAGGAAATTTTAACAAGAGCACGCGTTCTGCTTGAAAACTTTGAGGCTGGAAAGGAAGTAGCCATATCACAGGAGGTAACTGAACAGCCAGTGCAAATGTCACTATTTACGGAGGAAGAACAAGCCTCACCAGCAGAGGCAGAAGTGCTTAAAAACTTAGAAAAAGTAAATATTCTTGGCACTTCACCAATGCAAGCCATGAATATTTTATACGAATTACAGCAGCAGCTAGTAAACGCAAAAAAGTAAAGGAGTGATGCGCTATGGGAAAAATACAAATTATGGACGAGTGGCTGTCCAATAAAATTGCTGCAGGGGAAGTAGTTGAAAGGCCAGCCTCTGTAGTCAAAGAGCTTGTTGAAAATGCCATTGATGCAGGAAGTACGTCCATTGATGTTTTTTTACTAGAAGCGGGCCTCACTTCAATTCAGGTCATTGATAATGGTGGTGGCATGGATGAAGAGGATGCATTAATATCATTCTCTCGCCATGCGACAAGTAAAATCCATCAGGAGCATGATTTATTTCGAATTCGTACACTTGGCTTCCGTGGGGAGGCATTAGCTTCAATTGCATCGGTGTCTAAAATGACACTCATTACATCAAATGGTGAATCGGGTACTTATTTAGAGCTTGAGGGTGGGCATATCGCCACACATAAACCTGGCCCTTTGCGCAAGGGAACAGATATTACAGTGGCGCAGTTATTTTTCAATACACCTGCTCGATTAAAATATATGAAAACAATTCAGACCGAGCTTGGGCATACAATTGATCTGATGAACCGCCTTGCACTTGGAAATCCACAAATTGCGTTTAGATTGCTACATAACGGCCAGCAATTGTTACAAACAAATGGACGAGGTGACGTGCAGCAAGTATTAGCTGCCATTTACGGTGTGCATAATGCCAAGAAAATGGTGTCCTTCCATGGAGAGTCACATGATTATAAGATTTCTGGCTTTGTATCACTACCAGAGGTGACCCGTGCCTCGAAAAACTATATGTCGTTGTTTGTGAATGGTCGCTGGGTGAAGCATTATTTAGTACAAAAAGCGATTGTAGATGCCTATCATACGTATTTGCCAATTGAGCGTTTTCCAATTGTAGCACTCTTTATAGAGGGTGATCCTTATTTAACAGATGTCAATGTGCATCCTGCAAAACATCAAATACGTTTAAGTAAAGAACCAGAGCTTCTTAAACTAATTGAAGGAACAGTACGGGAGCAAATACGCAATGTAATTCGAGTGCCACAAATGGAAAAGAAAGAGAAAGTCGCGAAGTCTGCGACGGAACAGTTAAATATATGGAAGCCGGCACCAAAGCTTGATGTGGAGAAAATGAATGCCATTGTAGAAAAGCTTTATGATGTGCAAACTGTTCAGGAATCGAACACATTAGACCCTATAGTGCCAGAACCCAAGTCCGTCCCTACTGCCATAGAGGACAGTTGGCAACCAACACCAATGATAGAAGTGAACCCTCTTGAAGAAGTGACCCTAGAGGAGGCAATGGAAGTTCTAACGGATGAGCCTATTCAAGAGCCATTCCCTGCGCTTGAAGTAGTAGGGCAAATTCACGGCACATACATTGTTGCACAGATGGAGGATGGATTTTATTTAATCGATCAGCACGCTGCTCAAGAACGTATTAAGTATGAATTTTTCCGTGAAAAGGTCGGTCAGGTGAATCCAAATGAGCGTCAGGCTTTATTGCTTCCATTGACCTTCCATTATGCAGCTGATGAGGCACTTATATTAAGAGAAAATAGGCAGGAGTTAGAAGCTGTTGGCGTATTTTTAGAAGAGTTTGGACAGTCATCATTTGTCGTGAGAGAGCATCCTAGTTGGTTTCCTACAGGGGAAGAACAAGAAATTATTGAGGACCTAATTGAACAGGTGCTAACAACTAAAAAGGCGGATGTCAAAAAATTACGTGAGGCGGCAGCTATTATGATGAGCTGTAAAAAATCGATAAAGGCCAATTATTATTTAACGAAAGAGCAAATGGAAACGTTATTGCAAGATTTACGCAATGCTGATAATCCATTTACATGCCCGCATGGACGTCCAGTACTTATACATTTTACTACTTATGAAGTGGAAAAAATGTTTAAACGGGTAATGTAGTTGGAACGTCTAGAACAACAGCTCAAGAGCAACATGAACAATCCATGCGCATAAAAGGAATTTTATTTTATAGGTAAAGCTTAATACAAATGACATTAGAATTTCTATGCTTAAAGTTATTGCTAGTGTAATCAGGTTAGCATACGCAGTAGAAGTTACACGTATTTTCAATTTATAGCAAATGGGGGAGAAAGATATGTTTTCATTTGAGCATCGTCCTAAAATTATGCATTTTTTAGAGCAATATAGCTTTGACGTATTAGTCATTGGTGGTGGCATCACTGGTGCTGGCATTGCGCTTGATGCTGCATCTAGAGGGTTATCAGTCGCTTTGATTGAGATGCAGGATTTTTCTGCTGGCACATCAAGCCGTTCAACAAAACTTATCCATGGTGGACTTCGCTATTTAAAGCAATTTGAAGTAGGTGTAGTAGCTGAGGTTGGGCGTGAGCGTGAAATTGTTTATGACAATGCTGTTCACGTGACAACACCTGAAAAAATGCTACTCCCATTATATAAGAAGGGCTCACTTGGTCCATTTACAACGTCATTGGCATTGAAGGTATATGATCGATTAGCAGGTGTGAAAAAGCATGAACGTAGAACAATGCTGAACGCTCAGGAAGCGGCAGCACTAGAGCCTTTACTTAATCGAGATGAGCTTGTCGGTGGTGGCTATTATGTTGAATATCGTACGGATGATGCCCGTCTGACAATTGAAGTGCTGAAAAAAGCTGTGGAATATGGGGCGCTTTGTCTAAATTATGCAGAGATGGCAGGGTTTTTATATGAGAAGAAAAAACTTGTTGGGGTACAAGTGAAGGATCATGTGACAGGGAAAACAATCGAAGTGCAAGCTGCTCAAATCGTCAATGCTACTGGGCCTTGGGTGGATGAGGTTCGTCAAAAGGATAAAGTAGCAGACAAAAAGCAATTACGCCTCACAAAAGGGGTTCACATTGTCCTTGATCAAAAGGATTTTCCACTAAGGCAGGCAGTGTACTTTGATATAATGGATGGACGTATGGCCTTTGCTATTCCACGTGATGGCAAAACCTATGTAGGGACAACAGATACGGTTTACGAGGGAGATCCTGTACATCCTGTAGCTACCCAAGAGGACGTTGATTATTTAATTGCAGCTGCAAAAACTATTTTTCCAACAGCAAATATTTCAAGAGAAACGATTGAATCGTCGTGGGCAGGTGTGCGTCCACTTATTTTTGAAAAAGGAAAGGATCCATCCGAAATTTCACGAAAAGATGAAATATGGATGGCACCAAGTGGACTAATAACAATTGCAGGTGGCAAACTAACGGACTACCGTCAAATGGCAGAAACTATCGTTGATAAAATTGTGAAAATGCATAAATTTAAGCATGCAAGTCCATGTGTGACGCGTGAGTTATCGCTTTCAGGAGCAAAAGGCATTAACGCCATCAATTTCACTGATTATAGTGCTTATAAAGCAAGAGAGGGCGTTCAATATGGCCTGAATTATGATGAAGCAAAACAGCTCGTACAAAAATATGGCACGAATGTTGATGCATTATATAACCAGGTGAAATATTTGCATGAACATGGAAGTACGATGCCCCTTGCCTTACATGCAATGCTACTTTATGGCATAGAAGCAGAAATGGTGTACACTCCAAGTGATTTCTTTATTCGCCGTACAGGCTTATTATACTTTGATATTGATGCGGTAAAACGTTATAAACAGCAGGTCATTCAAGTTATGCAGCAACATTTTCACTATACAGAATCACAAAGAAATACGTATATCGCTCAACTAGAGCAAGCTATTTTAGATGCTACAAATTTTGTGGAGGGAGGAGTGTAAGGGATGGAACGTTATATTGAAATGTCAGACGGCCATTTTGTGTTTACTCGAACATTCGAGCCGTCGAATCCATGTATTGGTCATATTCATATTTTGCATGGAATGGCGGAGCATAGTGGACGTTATACAAAATTTGCTCGTACACTAAATGAAGCTGGCTATGCAGTGACAATGCATGATCATCGAGGACATGGAGAAACGGCAGCCTATAATGGCACTCTAGGTTTTTTTGCTGAACAAAATGGGTTTGACCGTGTCGTAGAAGATGCACATGAGTTAGTAACATTGTTGCATGCACAATTCGCAGATGTACCTTTAATTTTATTTGGTCATAGTATGGGATCGTTCATTACTAGAAGATATATTCAATTGTATAGTAATCAAGTGGATTATGTGATTCTTTGTGGAACAGGAAACGTTACAGCATTGCATAAGATGGGGAATTTAGTAGCAAAAACATTAGCAAAGCAGCTTGGAAAAGAGACGGAGAGCAAGTTGTTAAATACGTTGAGCTTTGGTAGCTTTAATAAGCAGTTTCCAAATTCGAAGACTTCGTATGATTGGCTATGTTCAGTAGAGGATGAGGTTCAAAAATATATAGATGATCCGTATTGCGGCTTTATCCCAACAAATCAATTTTTTGTGGATTTAACAACTGGTTTTATGTCGTTAAATCGTAAAAAAGAGATAGCAAAAATAAAGAAAGACTTACCTATACTGTTGATAAGTGGTAGCAAGGATCCGGTCGGAGAACAAGGACAAGGCGTATACGCTGTTGCAGAACAATTTGTAGCAGCGGACTTACAGGATGTGACGGTCTACTTAATTGAGGATAAGCGACATGAAATCTTGAACGAGGATAATCAAGAGGCAGTCTATCAAGTTTTATTACGGTGGTTAGAAAAATATGATACAAGATAAAATACAACAGGCAGAGGTCGTAGCAATTGTTGGGCCTACTGCTTCTGGTAAAACGGCACTAAGCATTGAGTTAGCGAAAAAATATAATGGTGAAATTATTAACGGTGACTCCATGCAAATCTATCAAGGGTTAGACATTGGTACAGCGAAAATTACTGAGGAAGAGATGGAGGGTGTGCCACATCATTTACTGAGCTTTAAAGAGCCAACGGAGCCTTTCTCAGTAGCTGACTATCAAAAATTAGTGCGAGCTAAAATTGCGGAAATTCAAGCTCATGGCAAGCTACCGATTATTGTAGGAGGCTCAGGCTTATATGTGCAGGCAGTGCTCTATGATTTTCAATTTACAGAGGAGCAGGTAGATGAGGTGGTACGAAAAGCCTATTATGAGGAACTGGAGAAATTAGGTCCAGAAGCAATGCATGCTAAGCTTAAAAAACTTGATCCACAAACAGCAGAGACAATTCATCCAAATAATACGCGCCGTGTCATACGTGCGTTAGAGATGATTGAACTTAGTGGCGTTTCAAAGGCATCCGAAGCACACAATCGTGGAGAAGTTCCACTTTACAACCATGTGATTTTAGGGCTTGGGCAAAATATGTCACGTGAAGAGCTCTATGATCGTATTAATCTTCGTGTCGATTTAATGATGGAAAAAGGGCTTTTGGAAGAAGTAAAGGGTTTATGGCAGCAAAATATTCGAGGTGTGCAGTCGATCCAAGCAATTGGCTATAAGGAATTATATGATTACCTAGATGGAAAATGTTCTTTAGAAGAGGCCATTGACAGTTTAAAACAAAATTCTCGCCGCTATGCGAAAAGACAGCTAACATATTTCCGGAACAAAATGGATGTACATTTTCTTAATACTGACGAAAAACTTTTTTAATCCAA of Lysinibacillus agricola contains these proteins:
- a CDS encoding RicAFT regulatory complex protein RicA family protein, whose translation is MTQVLYTKDDLIKKSHEIAHMIANTPEVEFFKKAEAQINENQQVRERIASLKSLQKQAVNFQHLGKEKALKLIEDKIAKIEEEINTIPVVQQFKESQGDVNDLLQLVSNTIANNVTNEIVRSTGGDLLRGETGSQVENTKPGSCS
- the cotE gene encoding outer spore coat protein CotE; the protein is MKRVEGGIALKRLRQIVTRAVVAKGKKRTEERVTLSPSNKPTSILGCWVINHTCSAKKVGKFVEVSGKFDVNVWYAYSNHSKTAVFSETVHYKDKVKLSFREGEVSVGDDVRVRVIQEPNCIEAIISPCGTKFEIVVEREVIVEVMGETTICISVHPLDLEEEWNFDEESSSSSSSSSSSSSSSSSSSSSSGEGRYVLESSSFPGERPR
- the mutS gene encoding DNA mismatch repair protein MutS produces the protein MTTYTPMMQQYLQVKEDYKDAFLFFRLGDFYEMFFEDAINASQLLEITLTSRDAGAKERIPMCGVPHHSAKNYIETLVQKGYKVAVCEQTEDPKQAKGVVRREVVQLITPGTIMEGKSLDGKTNHFIGSAEQFDDTTFGYAYLDLSTGEAVASSIEGDGKALLLQMQAYGIRELIVTESLQLLLAEHAVNAGIVLSIETGEMTLDKAAHYLDAVPNDLQIACLRLLAYIDKTQMRSLSHIQAFTYNEMKNYLRIDSSSKRNLELIQSIRGGDQKGTLLWLLDDTVTAMGGRKLKQWLHQPLASRSAIEERLATVTDLLEEYFVRTELQASLKQVYDLERLAGRVAFGNVGGRDLAQLRDSLRQVPAIQQQLLGANKETLQKLGAALDTCADVEALLARAITDNPPITIKEGDVIRDGYDERLDELRYASRNGKDWIAQLEQEERIKTGIKNLKIGYNRIFGYYIEITKSNIHLADLTRYERKQTLANAERYITQELKEKEALILNAEEESLTLEYNLFVEIRDELKAYIPRVQALAASISELDVLLSFASVSEKYRFTKPEFHGGRSLEIIEGRHPVVEKMLNKQMYVPNDCVLEENNNMMLITGPNMSGKSTYMRQVALIVVMAQMGCYVPAEKARLPITDQIFTRIGAADDLAAGQSTFMVEMLESQHAIMHATKNSLMLFDEIGRGTSTYDGMSLAQSMMEYIHDKIGANTLFSTHYHELTALEMELPRLQNVHVSATEKNGTVVFLHKVKKGAADKSYGIHVAQLAQLPEEILTRARVLLENFEAGKEVAISQEVTEQPVQMSLFTEEEQASPAEAEVLKNLEKVNILGTSPMQAMNILYELQQQLVNAKK
- the mutL gene encoding DNA mismatch repair endonuclease MutL, encoding MGKIQIMDEWLSNKIAAGEVVERPASVVKELVENAIDAGSTSIDVFLLEAGLTSIQVIDNGGGMDEEDALISFSRHATSKIHQEHDLFRIRTLGFRGEALASIASVSKMTLITSNGESGTYLELEGGHIATHKPGPLRKGTDITVAQLFFNTPARLKYMKTIQTELGHTIDLMNRLALGNPQIAFRLLHNGQQLLQTNGRGDVQQVLAAIYGVHNAKKMVSFHGESHDYKISGFVSLPEVTRASKNYMSLFVNGRWVKHYLVQKAIVDAYHTYLPIERFPIVALFIEGDPYLTDVNVHPAKHQIRLSKEPELLKLIEGTVREQIRNVIRVPQMEKKEKVAKSATEQLNIWKPAPKLDVEKMNAIVEKLYDVQTVQESNTLDPIVPEPKSVPTAIEDSWQPTPMIEVNPLEEVTLEEAMEVLTDEPIQEPFPALEVVGQIHGTYIVAQMEDGFYLIDQHAAQERIKYEFFREKVGQVNPNERQALLLPLTFHYAADEALILRENRQELEAVGVFLEEFGQSSFVVREHPSWFPTGEEQEIIEDLIEQVLTTKKADVKKLREAAAIMMSCKKSIKANYYLTKEQMETLLQDLRNADNPFTCPHGRPVLIHFTTYEVEKMFKRVM
- a CDS encoding glycerol-3-phosphate dehydrogenase/oxidase, which encodes MFSFEHRPKIMHFLEQYSFDVLVIGGGITGAGIALDAASRGLSVALIEMQDFSAGTSSRSTKLIHGGLRYLKQFEVGVVAEVGREREIVYDNAVHVTTPEKMLLPLYKKGSLGPFTTSLALKVYDRLAGVKKHERRTMLNAQEAAALEPLLNRDELVGGGYYVEYRTDDARLTIEVLKKAVEYGALCLNYAEMAGFLYEKKKLVGVQVKDHVTGKTIEVQAAQIVNATGPWVDEVRQKDKVADKKQLRLTKGVHIVLDQKDFPLRQAVYFDIMDGRMAFAIPRDGKTYVGTTDTVYEGDPVHPVATQEDVDYLIAAAKTIFPTANISRETIESSWAGVRPLIFEKGKDPSEISRKDEIWMAPSGLITIAGGKLTDYRQMAETIVDKIVKMHKFKHASPCVTRELSLSGAKGINAINFTDYSAYKAREGVQYGLNYDEAKQLVQKYGTNVDALYNQVKYLHEHGSTMPLALHAMLLYGIEAEMVYTPSDFFIRRTGLLYFDIDAVKRYKQQVIQVMQQHFHYTESQRNTYIAQLEQAILDATNFVEGGV
- a CDS encoding alpha/beta hydrolase produces the protein MERYIEMSDGHFVFTRTFEPSNPCIGHIHILHGMAEHSGRYTKFARTLNEAGYAVTMHDHRGHGETAAYNGTLGFFAEQNGFDRVVEDAHELVTLLHAQFADVPLILFGHSMGSFITRRYIQLYSNQVDYVILCGTGNVTALHKMGNLVAKTLAKQLGKETESKLLNTLSFGSFNKQFPNSKTSYDWLCSVEDEVQKYIDDPYCGFIPTNQFFVDLTTGFMSLNRKKEIAKIKKDLPILLISGSKDPVGEQGQGVYAVAEQFVAADLQDVTVYLIEDKRHEILNEDNQEAVYQVLLRWLEKYDTR
- the miaA gene encoding tRNA (adenosine(37)-N6)-dimethylallyltransferase MiaA; protein product: MIQDKIQQAEVVAIVGPTASGKTALSIELAKKYNGEIINGDSMQIYQGLDIGTAKITEEEMEGVPHHLLSFKEPTEPFSVADYQKLVRAKIAEIQAHGKLPIIVGGSGLYVQAVLYDFQFTEEQVDEVVRKAYYEELEKLGPEAMHAKLKKLDPQTAETIHPNNTRRVIRALEMIELSGVSKASEAHNRGEVPLYNHVILGLGQNMSREELYDRINLRVDLMMEKGLLEEVKGLWQQNIRGVQSIQAIGYKELYDYLDGKCSLEEAIDSLKQNSRRYAKRQLTYFRNKMDVHFLNTDEKLF